The segment CAGACCAGGACGTTGCGGTCTCCCACACCGCGGACCGTGGGATCGCCGAAGGTGGCCGCGAACAGCGGATTCCAGTGCAGCAACTGCCAGGTGGCGTCGTAGACCGCCAGCGGGTTGCCGGCGAGCTGGTCCACGATCCGGTACAGGCTCCCTGGAATCATTCGCGGAACCCGGGCCGGATCCGCCGCGTGACCGGCCATGCGCAAAAGGTGAGCGTGCTCGTCGTCGGACAGGTGCAGGGCGCGAGCCAGGGCCGAGCAGACCTGCGCCGAGGGCGTCGCCACCCGTCCCTGCTCCAGCCGGACCACGTACTCGACCGAGATGCCGGCCAGCGTCGCCAGCTCCGCGCGTCGCAGACCGGGGACCCGACGGGGTGAGCCGTGTGCGAAGCCCACCGTCGCGGGATCCAGCCGGTCCCGCCACGCCCGGAGCGCGGCACCGAGTTGATCCATGCGCACCATCCTCGCGCACACTCCGCCCTGCTGGGTGGTACGCGCTGTGCCACGAAGCCCCGTGGCTCCCGCCGACGCTTCCCGGGGCTCAGTGTCGAGTCGTGAACGGCGCACAACGATGCTGTTCGGAGTCAGAGGAGCGAGCGATGACCACCACGTCGAACCCACTACGTCACCGTGTTGTGGGAAGCCCGGGCCAAATCCGGGAAGGAAGCCGCGATGAAGGCGTTCATGACAGCCGCCGTCACCGCATCACGCTACGACGCGGGCAACATCGACTACGAGGCTCACCAGGTCGAGGGAGAACCGGGCACGTTCGTCATCTTCGAGCGCTGGGAGAGCCGCGAGGCCCTCGAAGGCCACCTGCGGGCACCCCGCATGCAGGACCTGGTGCCCCAACTGCTGGAACTGATGGACGGCGGCATCGAGGACGGGATTCGCTTCCTGCAGCCGTTCCGCCCGGCACGGTAGCGACGTCCTGGTCGGCCACTCGCCGGAGGAGGCTGTCCGACTTCCTCCACCACCGCGCGCCCTCGCCAAGCCTTGACCTGCGGTAACTCAGGCCGGATGCAGAACAGCCATGGCGATCTCGCGCACGCGGTCATGCGTGATCCCGGTGCGCTGTTCGATGGCGAGCGGGTGGTCGGTGGGCTCCAGCTCGATGAAAGGCCTCTTGCCGACCGGTCGCGTGTGGGCGTTGGTCTTCAGGTTGGTGGTGCCCGCGGAGTAGAGCGCGAGCTCGGTGCTGAGCCAGCCGAAGTACGGCCCCTCGGCCTCGCGGCCCTCCGTGTTCCACATCTCAAGGGCGCGGGCGAAGTTGTCCCTGCTCAGAGAGACCCAGGCGCCCCAAGAGAAGATGTCCTCGCTGCCGATCACAGGTATCTCGATCAGACCCCTGATGAAGAAGTGCTGGCCCTTGATCACGCACTGGTCGGACGACAGCATGCTGTCCGGATCACTCTCGAAGCTGGGATCCCAGACGTCAGGGGCCATGGTCAAGTAGCTCATGGGGAGCTCTGCGTGATGGTCGCCGCAGCATGAGCACGTGAAGCCGAGATCGTTGGACATGGCGCCGAGCCTAGCGAGCCCCTGCGCAGTGGCTGCCTCGGGCCGTCCAACAGCCGCTGGTGGCACGCTGCCGCCATCAGTCAGCGGAAGCGCACTCAGGGGGCTTGCCATCCGA is part of the Streptomyces sp. NBC_01262 genome and harbors:
- a CDS encoding helix-turn-helix transcriptional regulator; protein product: MDQLGAALRAWRDRLDPATVGFAHGSPRRVPGLRRAELATLAGISVEYVVRLEQGRVATPSAQVCSALARALHLSDDEHAHLLRMAGHAADPARVPRMIPGSLYRIVDQLAGNPLAVYDATWQLLHWNPLFAATFGDPTVRGVGDRNVLVWQFLGELPRVRQTAAERAAFEESLVADLRATTSRYPDDPDLAALVSRLNLSPRFRELWSRRAVGGHQSAHKIVQHPDVGDIAMNTDILNTQDTNLRLVVYTPQPGTDARSKLELLAAIGVQRMSPQN
- a CDS encoding putative quinol monooxygenase encodes the protein MKAFMTAAVTASRYDAGNIDYEAHQVEGEPGTFVIFERWESREALEGHLRAPRMQDLVPQLLELMDGGIEDGIRFLQPFRPAR
- a CDS encoding DUF2199 domain-containing protein, with translation MSYLTMAPDVWDPSFESDPDSMLSSDQCVIKGQHFFIRGLIEIPVIGSEDIFSWGAWVSLSRDNFARALEMWNTEGREAEGPYFGWLSTELALYSAGTTNLKTNAHTRPVGKRPFIELEPTDHPLAIEQRTGITHDRVREIAMAVLHPA